Proteins from a genomic interval of Gadus macrocephalus chromosome 2, ASM3116895v1:
- the LOC132474397 gene encoding adhesion G protein-coupled receptor E5-like: protein MTTRELLLLVCKNTNGSFHCMCEDGFKSSGKKIFFLVPPFPPIDSIPILDVCEIDTTICGNGTCHQGKDGHVCACHAGSSNYGNKRSRCVELNCEVFTNALNQQESDPDVTSVLKMLKGSCLNLSESETPTSLDGEEFLERLLSMIDRLLSGGTVLDNKQVSFILSLVESSLGLIAPFMSKNRTQVSKAHAELEMVLFKGPGFPQGPVTLSTKHAKLQMQWETAAGKNSTYPGFTALSLLSYSTLENSTNRSFSGINETKEISRQMNSKVVTVKVSNPDTAALQVPVTLTFNHLQRTDKANDSICVYWDSEADGGSWSTDGCDTLHSGANYTLCSCKHLSSFAVLMALHDIEDPYEMKVFTWVGLTLSLVCLFVCILTFALIRSIQSPRNSIHLHLCLSLFVANLVFLCGITRTENQTGCAVVAGLLHYFYLAAFCWMCLEGIQLFRMVVLVFNTSFQTVRMMAVGYGVPAVIVAISALVNSGGYGTEKNCWLNLEGPFRWSFFGPVCFIITVNIFFFFVTVCKLAQKFSSLNPDLDNLHKIKAFTITAVAQLCVLGITWIFGCFQFGNGPSAMSYVFTILNSLQGVLLFVMHCLLYKPVREEYGKIFSRFFASQKYSEFTSSQSSKAQNSKSPQNTQESGI from the exons ATGACAACGAGGGAGCTCCTGCTTCTGG TGTGTAAGAACACAAACGGCAGCTTCCACTGCATGTGTGAGGATGGCTTCAAAAGTTCAGGAAAGAAGAT CTTTTTTTTGGTTCCCCCCTTTCCTCCCATTGATTCCATTCCCATTTTAGACGTATGTGAGATTGATACGACAATCTGTGGAAATGGAACCTGCCACCAGGGAAAAGAtggacatgtgtgtgcatgccacgCCGGATCCAGCAACTACGGCAACAAGAGGTCCCGTTGTGTTG AATTAAACTGTGAGGTGTTCACGAATGCGTTGAATCAACAAGAG AGTGATCCAGATGTAACTAGTGTCCTAAAGATGTTGAAGGGCAGCTGTCTGAACCTAAGCGAGAGCGAAACTCCCACCAGCTTGGACGGAGAGGAATTTCTTGAG AGGCTGTTGTCTATGATAGACAGGCTCCTGTCGGGCGGAACCGTCTTGGATAACAAGCAGGTATCCTTCATCCTGAGTCTAGTGGAGAGCAGCCTGGGTCTGATCGCTCCCTTCATGAGCAAGAACAGAACGCAGGTCTCCAAAGCTCACGCAG AGCTGGAGATGGTTCTGTTTAAAGGTCCTGGTTTCCCCCAGGGCCCTGTGACATTGTCAACTAAACATGCCAAGCTGCAGATGCAATGGGAAACAGCTGCTGGAAAAAACTCCACTTACCCAG gcTTTACAGCCCTGTCCTTGCTGAGCTACTCAACCTTGGAGAACTCCACCAATCGGTCCTTTAGTGGGATCAATGAAACAAAAGAAATCAGCCGTCAGATGAATTCTAAAGTGGTTACTGTTAAAGTTAGTAACCCAGACACTGCCGCCCTCCAAGTGCCGGTGACATTAACCTTCAACCACCTGCAAAGA ACAGACAAGGCCAACGACTCGATCTGTGTTTACTGGGACTCGGAGGCCGACGGTGGGTCCTGGTCGACTGATGGCTGCGACACCCTCCACTCAGGTGCTAACTACACGCTGTGCTCCTGCAAGCACCTCAGCAGTTTCGCTGTCCTCATGGCCCTTCACGACATAGAG GACCCGTATGAGATGAAGGTGTTCACCTGGGTGGGTCTGACGCTATCACTGGTTTGCCTCTTCGTCTGCATCCTGACTTTCGCCCTGATCCGCTCCATCCAGAGCCCCAGGAACAGCATTCACCTCCACCTGTGCCTCAGTCTCTTTGTCGCTAACCTGGTCTTTCTTTGCGGCATCACTCGCACAGAGAACCAG ACCGGCTGTGCTGTTGTGGCAGGGCTGCTGCATTACTTCTACCTGGCGGCCTTCTGCTGGATGTGTCTGGAAGGCATTCAGCTCTTCAGGATGGTGGTCCTGGTCTTCAACACCAGCTTCCAGACGGTCCGCATGATGGCTGTGGGCTACGGAGTACCGGCGGTGATAGTCGCCATCTCCGCACTGGTCAATTCCGGCGGATACGGCACAGAGAAAAA TTGCTGGTTGAACTTGGAAGGTCCGTTCAGGTGGAGTTTCTTCGGTCCTGTCTGCTTCATCATCACA GTgaacattttcttcttcttcgtcacCGTGTGCAAGCTGGCACAGAAGTTCTCAAGTTTAAACCCTGACTTAGACAACTTACACAAGATCAA AGCTTTCACTATCACCGCTGTGGCCCAGCTGTGTGTACTTGGCATCACGTGGATCTTTGGCTGTTTCCAGTTTGGGAACGGCCCGTCAGCCATGTCTTACGTGTTCACCATCCTCAACAGTCTGCAAGGCGTTCTGCTCTTTGTAATGCACTGCCTGCTCTACAAACCG